CGGCTCAGTGTGGATGGGGAGTGGGCTGCAGGGCCCGGAGGAAGCTTTTCTACCGTCCTCCTTCCTCAGGAAGAACGCGGCTGGGTGGAAGACACCGGGGCAGTGGGAGCAGGTGGGCGGAGCTGTTCGGGCCCCTATTGCGCACTGAAGCCTCATGAAATGGGGATGGGAGATCAAAGTTTGGGGTGCCTCGAATGAGCCAGCTTTTTCAAGCCTagaagcctcactctgtcgctgcCCTTTTCAGGCCAAGAGCACTGCCTTTTCCCAGCAGGAGCGCCGGTTTTCTCATGATCCCCAGCCCCACGCACCATGCTGCACCTCGTCACTTGTGCCAAATGACAGTGCAGTACAGTGTGGCGTCAGTGACAATCAGATGCCTATTCCCGTGCCCTCGGGGTGGGGGCTGCAGAGCTTGATCAGAGAGTGCCTCTGGGGAGACCCCTTGATCGGCCTGAGGGCCACTTGTTCCATTCAGGGCCCTCGCTGAGCGTGTCTGTTAATTCACAGGGCTTTGAGAGAAAACCAGCAGACTAGTTCTTTCCTACTCCCTGCCACCCACAACACCCACAGCCCCACCAGGCTGAGCCTGGGAACCGTGTGCAGCCATCCTCCCTGGCAAGGCTGGGGAGAACAGGCAGCCGCTGCTGTGTATCAGATCTCATACTTGCTGACACAGACCTGATGGCTCCTCTTGCCGCTACCCCATTTTCCCCCAGCAGAACCTGGCTAAAAGGGGCCCTGAAGCACTAGCAGGCCCCCTACCTCCAGAATAGGACCCAAGCTTTGGCCACAActagtttctctttctgtttgtAATCAGCAAGGTAGAGGTGGGACAAGTCACTGGTAACTGGCCTTGGACTTTGGCCTGAGCTCTGTGGCTCCTCCTTGGCCCGGGTGAGGGGCCCTGGCCTTGGTTTCTGATCTCATCTAACACTGCTCTCTGGCattggctgggggctggggcaaGGCAGAGAAATCAcaccctcttccctcccccacctcatggttttttttcttgtccagCCCCTTGCTGGAGCCTAAGATGAGGGATAAGGAAGCAGGAGACCAGCTGAGttattttggaaacagtttttgttGAAAGTTTAGTCTTCAGGTCTAGAAAGGGAAGAAACCTTGAGCAAGGATCAATGATATCTTCTTAGGCGGTCGGTTTTCTGGGCGGCAACCTTGCTTGAGATCTGTACCTTTCCTTGACCAAGCAGGGAAGTGGGTCTCCAacatgggagggagagcatctgACAGGCCCTCCATGCAGAGCCACGCCTATTTGCAGCAACCCTGTGACAGAACTGAACATGGCAGTGCCTCATCTGCATCTTCCAGTCTTTTGGTGGAGACTGGCAAACGGTGGCCTTCAGAGCCGCTCGGGGCAGTCTGCAGCCTGTCACAGCCTCctcgcccccacccccagccccttaCAGTGCTGCCCAAAGGTCCGGGGAGCTGGACTTCTTGCAGGGCGGAACAGTGGGCTGGGAAGGCCCTGACCTGGCTCGCTTTTTCCATTCTAGGCCAGGGGAAAGAATGAAAAGCAGATGGGATGGCAGCCACCTCCCCACACTGCTGCCCTCCTCTCTGTTCTTTCCCTGACCCTCCCTGGGCATTGCCTGGTCTCGGTAACCAGAAGCCCATCCTCCCTTCTCACTTTCCCTAAGCCTCTTCCTCAGGTGTCAGGACCTAAGGGATGGCTCCAGGCTTTTTTGTccatggtgggaggtggggggcaggtggatcaagaggctCATGGGCCTGGGGCTACCAGGTTGGCATTTAGAAGCCCAACCACCCTGTCTTTTTTGAAGGCAATGCAGAAGAATCTTCATTtggcctccccacctcccctttACACTTTGgacttttccagaatgtgcatGTGTGCcgttttctcccttcctctttccccctcCCTAAGCCCTCTCCCCTCTGTGATCATCATTTTGATTACCCCTCCCATTCTGCCTATTTGGGGCTTGCAAGTTCTTCTTccgttaggttttttttttttttttctaacttttttagaTCAGTGATTGTTAATATTTGGGACGGGGATGGGGGTAGGGGAGGCAGGCAGTGGTTTGTTCCTAGCTTCTGGAACCTCTCCGTAGAATACTGCAAATTCACATAATAGTCTGCTTCTATTTCTGAGGCTCTCAGACTCGAGACTAGAACATGCTATAGACTTGGAGCCCCTTTCCCTGATTGTGAAAGGAAGGGGAACAGACCCACCATGGTCCCGGGATGGTGGTGCCTTCTTCACAGCATCAACAAAAACCAGGGaaaatgtgtcttttggctgctaAAGCTAAATGTTGGGATTCAGCCTCCCCAACCCCCCAGCCCCGCTCCTGCCCCATAggatcactatgcctggctgatgcCCAGCACACCAGTGCAGGAGAAGCCAGTCCCCgcatctcctccccacccccaaaccccGCATGCAGCAAGGGCTGCCTGCCACCCACTGGCCAGTCCCCAGAGTGCCCAAGCTGGAAAGGGTTAAAAACTGCAGTGCAAGCCAGCTTCAGTCCTCTGCTGCTGCCCGCTGCAGCCCTCTCCCTGACGTTTGTCCCTTCTgcccaaaagaaacaaaacagaatggcCCTGTGCCCTCACTGTGCGCAGGGGGTGGAGCGCCTGCCTCCAGCCTGACCAGAGTTCTTTAGGTGCTTGAGCAACTCGGGCCGCCGGTTAGGAGAATTTTTGCCACTTGGGTGGACTCTGCCTGAGCCAACCGCCTCCAAATAGGTGACACAGAAACTAGCAGAGATAGCCCCAGACATCGTCCCTCTGCCCTACCCAAGGACTGGCCTGCTTCAGTTTGGAGCCTTCTAGAGCTTCTTGATGAGGCCTCCAGGGCAATCGTTCCCTTCACTCGGCCTCTGGGGCTCTCACTGATGAGATGCAAACCTGTGCCAGGCCTCACCAGCGCTGCTGGTTTGGGGCTGGGGCAGGCTTTTCTCCCGCCCCTGTGGCTCCCACATGCTGAGTTGAGATTGGAAGCCCGTGGGTCTGGGCAGCTTCATCGGGCCGTGCGTCCAGCAGGCCTGAGTGTCCAGCCCACCCTGGTACCCAGCTTTCTGAATCACCAGACTTTATCATCAGGCGCTGGCTCTGCCTCAGACCCTGACTCTGGCATGCTCCTCCCTGGCCCGGCGGGAATGGCACGTGGAGCTGGCCTCACTGGGGCCGAGGGTCTGGGCTGAGTGAGGAAGATGCGTCCGTGCTGTCCGGCCTGGTGACTGACTTTCCCCTTCATGCTTTTACAGGCTGACCAGCTGACTGAGGAGCAGATTGCAGGTGAGTCTGCTATCCCCCTCATCTTAGCTCAGGAAAGCCTCCACATCCCCAGCCAAATCTTAGCCACTGAGGAGTGACATCTGATGGGTGAACCTGTGTATCCCTTGTGTCACCTAACACTATGCCTTGTGCCTAGAATGCTGATAAATGTGTGTAAGAGCACACCAGTGCCCCAATGACACGAAGCCCCATGGCCCTGAGACAGGCCTTTACCAGACACCAAAGGCTGTGTTCCTCTCCTGGGCCTGGGTCATCTAGGGGCTTGATATCAGTGGCTGCAGGACGAGCCCAACTCTCTCTCCCAGCTTCAGCCAGGTTGGCTTAGAAGGTGAGctccctgcctccctgtgggGCCTGCAGAGCTCCTGTCCCACTTTAGGAGCCGCCCAGGAGCTGGCTCGTCACTCCCACCTCTGCGCTTGCCTGCGCTTTGCACTTCCTTTCGCATGTGCCTGCGCCTGCCTGTTCTGCTGGCGGAAGTGCCTCCCCAGTGCTTTGCATGGGCAGCTCCTTCCCGTCCCTTAGCTCAGATGTCCCCTCggggaggccttccctgacccccaTCTCAAGTACACAGCCTTCCTTTACTCTCCTTCAcatcactttattttcttcataacctTTCTCGCtgtctgaaattattttcttatgtctTCACCTGTTGTATCTCCTGTTACTAGATGTGAGTTCCATTGAGTTTGGGACTTGGTTTTGTTGGTCCCTGCTATAGCCTTAATGCCTGCCTAGAACGTAGTAGGTCCTCCGCAAACTTTTGCTGGCTAAACAAACATCTCTCTCTCAGCAAGCTAGAAGAAATCCCTGGATCCCATCTAATTCATTTTTCTAACCCCTCCAAAACCCCAGAAGGGTCAGCTACAGGAACTATTGTGTAATTACAGATCCGTGCCTGCCTACCCGCCCATACTGAGCTGCCCGAGGACAGAGAGCAACTCTTGGTTTATCTCCATAGCCAGGGGCCAGCACACAGTAGACCAGAGTAGCGATCCAGAGAATGGGCCTCTGCTCCCCACCAGCTACCCAGCCCCCAGCTCTGCTGTCAGGTTCAACCGGCTGTGTAACAAGTACTAAAGGCCCAGCTTCTGCGGTGGGAGGCAGGAACGGACttgccttctctcctttctcccctcaACCCGCATCACAGAGTCACCTTTGCAGCTTCAAAATTTTGGCCCTGGGTGGCTATGGAGACCCCTGAGGAAAGCCAGAAGATGGCCTGGTTTAGTGATCATGAGCTCGGGGTGCCCCATGACCCACTCACTACCTGCCCTCCCCAAGAACAACAAGGCCTCAGCACAGGGAGGTGCCAGCCTCCCCAAAGAGACTCTTGCCATGTCCCCAGGGCCCAGAGGCTCAGGGCCACAGCTTCCCAGCTGTGCATGTCCCTCCCAATGCACCTGCCACCCATCTCCCAACTCTGGCCTTGTGCAACATAAACGGTCTGCTTTTCACCCTGTCCCCATTAGCAAACTGTCCACCGCCTCACCCCAGCCCACACCCTCTGGGAATAGGCTGCCGGACATCTGTTTTTGGAGGGCTTGGGGGTAGAGGAGCACCAGGTGCCAAAATGGGCCCAGTGGGAGGGCAAGAGCCATGTGCTTTTCTCCCTGCCCCTGATGCGGCCCCAGCTGTGGCCTTCCCACTCAGCACTGCTAGCTCCTCATCCTCCTGGCTTGGCAGCCGTCCCCTCGCTTTCCATCCCCCCATCAACCCCACGCACTGTCCGTCAGCCATGTTCTGCTGCCGACCACCCCCACGCTCACCACACGCAGTGGCTCAGCTCCTTTGGAAGCTGGTAGCACCCACGGCAAGGAACAGGGCTGCCAGTCAGAAGGGAGTGGATGCCTGCATTTCCTCTTCAGGCCGGCCAGAGGCATTCTGCAGCCTCCCCTCCTCGTCCCAGCCAGCCAACCCTGGCTAACACACTCAGACAAAGAATCCTTTCGGCTCTCATTCACTCCATGACTTTggttcatttcatcatttcaagGGAGAAGTCAAAGCCAGGGACCAAACAGAAATGTAGAATCATCTAAGGACAGCTGTCAGaccattttccccactgtcttcaCTGGCTGGCCAGAAAAATAGCTTCACCTAGCACAGTGTTGATGTTCAATAACTGTTGAATGAAGGTTGGAAGGGCTTTGCCCTGAGCACTGAGGAGAGAGAGCTGGTTGCGTGGGACTTGAAGTCTGTCTCAGTTTCTTTAGGTGGGACTGATGCCCTTGGCCTTCCTCCAGGGAAGGCATCCAGCATCCAGAGGTAAGGATTCTCCTGTGGACCTTGTGACCTCTGACTCCTCCCCCTTCTTCCCCCAGAGTTCAAGGAGGCCTTCTCCCTCTTTGACAAGGATGGAGATGGCACTATCACCACCAAGGAGTTGGGGACAGTGATGAGATCCCTGGGACAGAACCCCACTGAAGCAGAGCTGCAGGATATGATCAATGAGGTGGATGCAGATGGTGAGCCCCACAGAGCGCGTGGGCAGCCCTGCTCCTGGTCACCCCGAGTGACTGCAGGGAGCCTCTCTCAGGGTGATGGATGAGCCCGTGTCTCTCAGGGCCCAGGCCAAGAGCATTCTCCATCCTTTCCCCACCTTCCAGGGAACGGGACCATTGACTTCCCGGAGTTCCTGACCATGATGGCCAGAAAGATGAAGGACACAGACAGTGAGGAGGAGATCCGAGAGGCGTTCCGTGTCTTTGACAAGGTAAGCAGCCCTCTCCAGGGGCGGCTCTGAGACTGACGCCAGCCTTCAGGCAGACAGGCGGAACTGGAGCCACGGAGCTACCACTTCCAGGAGGTCCGGGTCCCGGTGCCAGCCTCATTGCCAACCTGCTCTGCCACCTCAGGCAGCCTCCCTCACTGTGCTCACTGCTGAGGGATGGTGATGACAGCCACCCCTCTCACTGCCTCTCTCCCCACCGGGAGAAGTGCCCAGTGAAAGGCTTTATCCCCAACCCCCAGGATGGGAATGGCTACATCAGCGCCGCAGAGCTGCGTCACGTAATGACGAACCTGGGGGAGAAGCTGACCGATGAGGAGGTGGATGAGATGATCAGGGAGGCTGACATCGATGGAGATGGCCAGGTCAATTATGAAGGTGAGTCAAGGCCAGGCTTGATCTCTGGAACAAGAAGAGAATCGCAGCTTCAGGAACAAGCCCCCAGATCCCTCTTGTTGGGGAGGGCCGCTCGCCACTTAGCCTGCCCGCCtgacctcctctctctctgcttcacTCCACAGAGTTTGTACAGATGATGACTGCAAAGTGAAGGCCCCCCGGGCAGCTGGCGATGCCCGTTCTCTTGATCTCTCTCTTCTCGCGCGCGCACTCTCTCTTCAACACTCCCCTGCGTACCCCGGTTCTAGCAAACACCAATTGATTGACTGAGAATCTGATAAAGCAACAAAAGATTTGTCCCAAGCTGCATGAttgctctttctccttcttccctgaGTCTCTCTCCATGCCCCTCATCTCTTCCTTTTGCCCTCGCCTCTTCCATCCATGTCTTCCAAGGCCTGATGCATTCATAAGTTGAAGCCCTCCCCAGATCCCCTTGGGGAGCCTCTGCCCTCCTCCAGCCCGGATGGCTCTCctccattttggtttgtttcCTCTTGTTTGTCATCTTATTTTGGGTGCTGGGGTGGCTGCCAGCCCTGTCCCGGGACCTGCTGGGAGGGACAAGAGGCCCTCCCCCAGGCAGAAGAGCATGCCCTTTGCCGTTGCATGCAACCAGCCCTGTGATTCCACGTGCAGATCCCAGCAGCCTGTTGGGGCAGGGGTGCCAAGAGAGGCATTCCAGAAGGACTGAGGGGGCGTTGAGGAATTGTGGCGTTGACTGGATGTGGCCCAGGAGGGGGTCGAGGGGGCCAACTCACAGAAGGGGACTGACAGTGGGCAACACTCACATCCCACTGGCTGCTGTTCTGAAACCATCTGATTGGCTTTCTGAGGTTTGGCTGGGTGGGGACTGCTCATTTGGCCACTCTGCAAATTGGACTTGCCCGCGTTCCTGAAGCGCTCTCGAGCTGTTCTGTAAATACCTGGTGCTAACATCCCATGCCGCTCCCTCCTCACGATGCACCCACCGCCCTGAGGGCCCGTCCTAGGAATGGATGTGGGGATGGTCGCTTTGTAATGTgctggttctctttttttttctttcccctctatGGCCCTTAAGACTTTCATTTTGTTCAGAACCATGCTGGGCTAGCTaaagggtggggagagggaagatGGGCCCCACCACGCTCTCAAGAGAACGCACCTGCAATAAAACAGTCTTGTCGGCCAGCTGCCCAGGGGACGGCAGCTACAGCAGCCTCTGCGTCCTGGTCCGCCAGCACCTCCCGCTTCTCCGTGGTGACTTGGCGCCGCTTCCTCACATCTGTGCTCCGTGCcctcttccctgcctcttccctcGCCCACCTGCCTGCCCCCATACTCCCCCAGCGGAGAGCATGATCCGTGCCCTTGCTTCTGACTTTCGCCTCTGGGACAAGTAAGTCAATGTGGGCAGTTCAGTCGTCtgggttttttccccttttctgttcATTTCATCTGgctccccccaccacctccccaccccaccccccaccccctgcttcCCCTCACTGCCCAGGTCGATCAAGTGGCTTTTCCTGGGACCTGCCCAGCTTTGAGAATCTCTTCTCATCCACCCTCTGGCACCCAGCCTctgagggaaggagggatggggCATAGTGGGAGACCCAGCCAAGAGCTGAGGGTAAGGGCAGGTAGGCGTGAGGCTGTGGACATTTTCGgaatgttttggttttgttttttttaaaccgGGCAATATTGTGTTCAGTTCAAgctgtgaagaaaaatatatatcaatgtTTTCCAATAAAATACAGTGACTACCTGATTTGGCTCCTCTCCTCCTGTCTCAGTTTCTGGCCTGCCCCCctccaacacacatacacaccaaccCCAGCACTGACTCCTTTGGCCCAGAGGTGGAAGAGCCTCTCCTCAAAGCTGGCTCTGAAGCTGTGTCCAGTCAGTGCAGCCCAGTGGACGCCTCTGAACCACAGTTCTGATCCCAGCTAGATCGCAGGGTCATCAACGGCAGGGTCCTGTCCTAGAGATAGTCGCACAAATGGACTGAAAGGCGGGGACTGAGAAGGCTCCTCTGAGGCAGGCCCATCATGCCATGGGAGCACACAGAGAAGGGGTCAGCCCAGTCAGGTGGCAGGACTGAGCTGAGACCTACCTGAAAGATGGGCAGTCCCCTAGCCGGGTAGGGGAAGGACGGAAGGGCATTCCAGTTCGGGGGGACGACATGTATGGAAGCCCTGAGGCAAGAGAAGCCCAGACATCAAGGAACTGAAGGAAATCCAGCGAGACTGGGTGAGAGCCCCGAGCAGCTTGGAGCCCAGCCGGGtgaagagaggaaggcaggggcaGGCCCTGCAGTGGGTGAGCCTCTTGATGCTTTGGGGAGAGGGGTGGCATTCACTGCTTTAGTCTCACAGGCAGCCAAAACATGCCAAGTTTGGATCTACAGTGGTGAGAAAGGCATGGTCCTGAGCTCACAGGGAGGGCACGGGACTCAGTGTTGGTTTGAAGATCTGAAACAAAAAGCCCAAAACAATTGCAAACCACACAAGGCAGAGTACAAACCACTATGCGGTCACAGCCAAATTACAAACCACAGAAAGCTCAACTTTCTCGTGGCAAGTGGGGATGTGAGGAAGAAGCCGCCTCAACAGCGCCcagtggcacattcctgtaatcctcctactttgagaggctgaggcaggaggattgcttgatgccaagagtttgagaccagcctgggcaacatagcaagaccctcccATTCCAGTGGGGCTATAGTGGAGGGATGGGTCAGAATCCTCAAGGGCTCTTCTCATTCTCCCTCGGGGGAATGGGGAATGAGAGGTTAATAAGCATTGTCTTTAACTTCTGAGCTTCTCACACAGGAGCTGGGCAAGGGTGGAGCAGAGACAGAAGTCAGTGGAATAAAAAGAGGTCCTTCCACTCATCTGCACTTGGCCTCAGAGGGCAGGGGAAGCCTGGCCCAATCCCAGGGCCCTCCTTGTGGCAGAGAGATCAGGCCTCGGCTGGGTTTTCCTGGTGCATCCCAGTCACCGGAGCCAGCGGCGAGGGTGGAGACATTGGGAGTGGCAGGCCATTTTCCAGGGCCCCAGCTTCTGGGCCCCCTTTTCCTGCCACCTGGTTGTGGCTTGGCATTTGGTGGTGCAGTAAAGACGGTAGAGTATAGTGGATAACTTGGGGTCTGAGCAAAAGCACCTGCCTTAGCATTCCGGTTCCAGCACTTACCTGCCTTGTGGCCTTGGGCAGATGCCTTAGAGTTTCTGGACCTCAATGACCCTGTCCACAAAATGGGGGTATAATGGTACCTGCCTCCTGAGCTGAGGATTGGATGAGGCTACAGGAAGGAGGGGGGTGTGCAGTGCTCAGGAAGTGTTCTGTGAGCACCTGCCGCCACTGGCTGGGTGCTTCCTGCTTCATGGGCTGCCTTTGAAGCTCTGCATCCATGAGCTCATCGGAGCCTTAAAGCAACCATTTGGGCTGGATGCCATTAGTTCCCATTTTGCTgaccaggaaactgaggcccagagaagtgaagtCACTACTGCAAGGTTATGAAGTAGGAAGTGACACAGCCGGAATCTGAACCAGATCTAACCCTGAGGAGTCCAAGCCCACAGCAGCTGGGCTTTAGGGTAAATGGTAGTTTAAAAACAGACAGACTTCAGGCaggccagagccagagccagtggggaggccaggctgaggctggcgTCCCAGTGGTGGGGTCTGAAATGGGAGCTGCCCCCTTAGCAGTAAGGGTACCTGAGAAAAATTCTGGTCTAGTAGTTGAGTCAAAGATGGGCTGTGGTTTCCCACAGGATTGGGCTCAAATCCCAGGTTGAGACTCACTCACAAGAGTGAGTCTTCGTGCTCACTAAGTCCCAAGGGGCCACCTCTGCCACTTCAATAAACTTGGAGCAGCGATTTAACTTCCCTTGGCCTCCATTTACAAGTCTGCAAAATGGCAAAGGATAATAATCTGTAAAGGAAGACGATACAAATATCCACCAACTTGGGTTgtgccaaactttttttttttttttttttttttttttttttttgagatggagtctcactcttgtctcccaggctggagtgcaatggcatgatctcggttcactgcaacctctgcctcccaggttcaagtgattctcctgcctcagcctcccgagtagctgggattacagggtcatgccaccatgcccggctaatttttgtattttggtagaaacggggtttcaccatgttagccaggctggtctctaattcctgacctcaaatgacctccgcctgcctcaacctcccaaagtgctgggatgccaaactctctctcttttcGCCTCCCCCTACCCCCCCATGCCCCCCCTTCCCCCCcagcctaggctggaatgcagtggcgccatctcggctcactgcaacttccgcctcccaggttcaagcaattctcctgcctcagcctcctgaatagctgggatcacaggcgccacgccccactaatttcttttgtattttagtagagacggggtttcaccgtgttgcccaggctggtctcaaactcctgagctcaggcagtccgcccgcctcggcctcccaaagtactaggattacaggcgtgagccaccgcgcccggccgtgccAAACTTTATAGACATCATTTCACTTAGTTCATACCCAGGCTGGATGGACTGATTAAAACGC
The DNA window shown above is from Homo sapiens chromosome 19, GRCh38.p14 Primary Assembly and carries:
- the CALM3 gene encoding calmodulin-3 isoform 1 (isoform 1 is encoded by transcript variant 3), with protein sequence MADQLTEEQIAEFKEAFSLFDKDGDGTITTKELGTVMRSLGQNPTEAELQDMINEVDADGNGTIDFPEFLTMMARKMKDTDSEEEIREAFRVFDKDGNGYISAAELRHVMTNLGEKLTDEEVDEMIREADIDGDGQVNYEEFVQMMTAK
- the CALM3 gene encoding calmodulin-3 isoform 2 (isoform 2 is encoded by transcript variant 5) — encoded protein: MRSLGQNPTEAELQDMINEVDADGNGTIDFPEFLTMMARKMKDTDSEEEIREAFRVFDKDGNGYISAAELRHVMTNLGEKLTDEEVDEMIREADIDGDGQVNYEEFVQMMTAK